One stretch of Streptomyces hygroscopicus DNA includes these proteins:
- a CDS encoding membrane protein, protein MATGGWGLPNGPGQGGNQWGPPPAPGPHGPPPTPDPYGPPPAPDPYGPPPPNPYGPPPPPPGPYRPAPRGRRGYRRVPFLFLIVPLARSVHRAARRLFDQDGGGRVHDPVVNRVQITRTAIGVLATIALYYVYGSDDGLEGKANESVAQIILTPVLLIIAGPVVIALFIRYAPAERRRMLRSRLGVPFKTVGWYVLTVAVLAGSIYLILGTTLLHGLHGVWLFVAAVPALWFVVWLLPFFFLASAYVARSAFNTAYVHAALPAVITMVIVWVTAVFNVTGSGMPSGPLWVQFCSLFGGPLSVTGLSLWELRRLRTRHGVTIRG, encoded by the coding sequence ATGGCAACGGGGGGATGGGGTCTGCCGAACGGCCCCGGGCAGGGAGGCAATCAATGGGGGCCGCCGCCGGCACCCGGTCCGCACGGGCCGCCGCCGACACCGGATCCGTACGGACCGCCACCGGCGCCGGATCCGTACGGGCCGCCGCCACCGAACCCCTACGGGCCCCCGCCCCCGCCGCCCGGGCCCTACCGGCCCGCGCCCAGGGGTCGGCGCGGGTACCGGCGGGTGCCCTTCCTCTTCTTGATCGTCCCCTTGGCCCGCTCGGTGCACCGGGCCGCGCGGCGACTGTTCGACCAGGACGGCGGCGGGCGCGTGCACGACCCCGTGGTCAACCGCGTCCAGATCACCCGCACGGCGATCGGCGTCCTCGCGACGATCGCGCTCTACTACGTGTACGGGTCGGACGACGGCCTGGAGGGCAAGGCCAACGAGAGCGTCGCCCAAATCATCCTGACCCCGGTCCTGCTGATCATCGCCGGACCGGTGGTGATCGCCCTCTTCATCCGCTACGCACCCGCGGAGCGGCGGCGGATGCTGCGCTCCCGGCTCGGCGTCCCGTTCAAGACCGTCGGGTGGTACGTCCTGACCGTGGCCGTCCTCGCCGGCTCGATATACCTGATCTTGGGCACCACGCTGCTGCACGGGCTGCACGGGGTATGGCTGTTCGTGGCCGCCGTCCCGGCGCTCTGGTTCGTGGTGTGGCTGCTGCCGTTCTTCTTCCTGGCCTCGGCCTACGTCGCGCGCTCCGCCTTCAACACCGCCTATGTGCACGCCGCGCTGCCGGCCGTGATCACCATGGTGATCGTCTGGGTGACCGCCGTCTTCAACGTGACCGGGAGCGGTATGCCGAGCGGGCCGCTGTGGGTCCAGTTCTGCTCCCTGTTCGGCGGTCCGCTCTCGGTGACCGGGCTCTCCCTGTGGGAGCTGCGCCGACTGCGTACGCGCCACGGCGTGACCATACGCGGCTGA